The proteins below come from a single Staphylococcus sp. MI 10-1553 genomic window:
- the perR gene encoding peroxide-responsive transcriptional repressor PerR: protein MTAGLESHDHQLKESIASLREAGVRITPQRQAILNFLIKAESHPTADEIYQSLSPDFPNISVATIYNNLKVFKKTGIVKELTYGDASSRFDFDTQNHYHVICEKCGKIVDFHYPLLHEVEQLAQHVTEFDVTHHRMEIYGVCQSCKEAEKEL from the coding sequence ATGACTGCTGGATTGGAATCTCATGATCATCAATTAAAAGAGTCAATAGCGTCTTTACGTGAAGCAGGCGTGCGTATTACACCGCAACGTCAAGCAATATTAAATTTCCTCATCAAAGCGGAATCACATCCGACTGCTGACGAAATTTATCAATCATTATCACCTGACTTCCCAAATATAAGTGTTGCAACAATTTACAATAACCTTAAAGTATTTAAAAAGACAGGCATTGTTAAAGAGTTAACATATGGTGATGCTTCAAGTCGTTTTGATTTCGACACACAGAATCATTATCATGTCATCTGTGAGAAATGTGGTAAGATTGTTGACTTCCACTATCCATTGCTCCATGAAGTTGAACAACTCGCGCAACATGTAACAGAATTTGACGTCACGCATCACAGAATGGAGATATATGGTGTTTGTCAATCGTGTAAAGAGGCTGAAAAAGAATTATAA
- a CDS encoding phosphoglycerate dehydrogenase produces MLVVSLMRLDDQEVKLQEAFPNVDFKFYKHPSQLPEEVQQQMDVLISYHPEVDEAFIENAPQLKWIAWYATGVNPLPFEILKKREIQLTNAGGVHAQQLTEFLFAYILDDYKELKAIYEEQQARIYNHKRVTPSVKDQHILFLGTGKIPQRAAQVAQTLGMKTIGLNTTGHAADHFDETYAISERQHVYEKADIVVNLLPETVDTRYLLTAEDFKAMNQRTLFVNLGRGTIAKEAVIVDALKNKMIRKAYLDVFEKEPLESNSELYQLDNVFLTPHISGSHVDNKKLATDIFSNNLKSFLNNGDLIENNVNIDRGY; encoded by the coding sequence ATGTTAGTCGTAAGCTTAATGCGTTTAGATGATCAAGAAGTAAAGTTACAAGAAGCATTTCCTAATGTTGACTTCAAATTTTATAAGCATCCCTCTCAACTGCCTGAAGAAGTACAACAACAAATGGATGTGCTGATTTCATATCATCCAGAAGTTGATGAGGCTTTTATCGAAAATGCACCACAATTAAAATGGATTGCTTGGTATGCGACAGGGGTCAATCCTTTACCATTTGAAATACTCAAGAAAAGAGAGATTCAATTGACCAATGCAGGTGGTGTACATGCACAACAACTTACGGAATTTCTGTTTGCGTACATATTAGATGATTACAAAGAACTGAAAGCAATTTATGAAGAACAGCAAGCGCGCATTTATAACCATAAGCGTGTTACACCATCCGTTAAAGATCAGCACATCTTATTTTTAGGTACCGGAAAGATTCCACAACGCGCAGCTCAAGTAGCGCAAACATTAGGAATGAAAACGATAGGATTAAATACAACAGGTCATGCGGCAGACCATTTTGACGAGACATATGCCATTTCAGAACGTCAACATGTCTATGAAAAAGCGGATATCGTTGTGAATTTGTTACCGGAAACTGTAGACACACGTTATTTATTAACAGCAGAAGATTTTAAAGCGATGAATCAACGTACATTATTTGTCAATTTAGGTCGAGGTACGATTGCAAAAGAAGCGGTCATTGTCGATGCCTTAAAAAATAAAATGATTCGTAAAGCATATTTAGATGTATTTGAAAAGGAGCCGCTTGAATCTAATTCAGAACTCTACCAGTTGGATAATGTATTTTTAACACCACATATTTCAGGCAGTCACGTAGATAACAAAAAATTAGCTACTGATATTTTTTCTAACAATTTAAAATCTTTTCTCAATAACGGCGATTTGATTGAGAATAATGTTAATATTGATAGAGGATATTAG
- a CDS encoding ABC transporter ATP-binding protein, protein MIRRYLEFVKPYKWLIVGTIIVGILKFGIPLLIPLLIKYVIDDVINNAALTVDDKLMRLAVSMLIAAFIFVVVRPPIEFFRQYLAQWTSNKILYDIRKKLYDHLQALSSKFYANNKAGEVISRVINDVEQTKDFIMTGLMNIWLDCITIIIALSVMFFLDVQLTLAAIVVLPFYILTVYFFFGRLRALTRERSQKLAETQGFLHERVNGMAVIKSFAIEANEAKNFDQRNTNFLNKAFKHTRWNAYSFSAINTVTDIGPLIVIGYGAYLAITGSVTVGTLAAFVSYLEQLYGPLRRLVSSFTTLTQSFASMDRVFQLFDEPYDIKNTPQAKAIPIREGHIEIENVSFKYNPEERNVLNHLNLDIQHGETVAFVGMSGGGKSTLIHLIPRFYDVTEGYIKIDGHDIKDFDTASLRRQIGMVQQDNILFSDTVKENILLGRPDASFEEVVEAAKLANAHEFIMALPQGYDTEVGERGVKLSGGQKQRLSIARIFLNDPPILILDEATSALDLESEAIIQEALEKLSHDRTTIIVAHRLSMITHADKIVVIENGKIVEQGSHEALMQREGAYRRLYSIQNL, encoded by the coding sequence TTGATAAGACGATATTTAGAGTTTGTAAAGCCGTATAAATGGCTGATTGTTGGCACGATTATAGTCGGGATATTGAAGTTTGGTATTCCGTTGCTGATTCCATTATTAATCAAATATGTCATTGACGACGTGATTAATAATGCGGCTTTAACAGTAGATGATAAGTTAATGCGTTTAGCTGTGTCTATGCTCATTGCGGCGTTTATTTTTGTAGTGGTACGCCCACCGATTGAGTTTTTTAGACAATATTTAGCACAATGGACAAGTAACAAAATTTTATATGATATTCGAAAAAAATTGTATGATCATTTACAAGCATTAAGTTCAAAGTTTTATGCGAACAACAAAGCAGGTGAAGTGATTTCACGTGTCATTAATGATGTTGAACAAACGAAAGATTTCATTATGACGGGTCTCATGAATATTTGGCTTGACTGTATTACGATTATTATTGCGTTATCGGTCATGTTTTTCTTAGACGTTCAACTGACATTAGCAGCGATAGTCGTCTTACCTTTTTACATTTTAACGGTCTATTTCTTTTTCGGCCGTTTAAGAGCACTGACTCGTGAACGTTCACAAAAGCTCGCTGAAACACAAGGCTTCCTTCATGAACGTGTCAATGGGATGGCAGTCATTAAAAGTTTTGCGATTGAAGCGAACGAAGCGAAAAATTTCGATCAACGCAACACAAATTTTTTAAACAAGGCCTTTAAACATACACGTTGGAATGCTTATTCATTTTCGGCTATCAATACTGTGACAGATATTGGTCCATTAATTGTTATAGGTTACGGTGCTTATTTAGCCATTACGGGATCCGTGACAGTGGGGACACTTGCGGCATTTGTCAGTTATCTCGAACAACTTTACGGACCTTTACGCCGTCTCGTGTCTTCTTTTACAACATTAACGCAAAGTTTTGCATCAATGGACCGTGTTTTTCAATTGTTTGATGAGCCTTATGATATAAAAAACACACCACAAGCTAAAGCGATTCCGATTCGTGAAGGGCATATCGAAATAGAAAATGTGTCATTTAAATACAATCCAGAAGAGCGGAATGTACTGAACCATTTGAATTTAGATATACAGCATGGTGAAACAGTCGCATTTGTCGGTATGAGTGGGGGCGGAAAGTCAACCTTAATCCATCTTATCCCTCGCTTTTACGATGTGACAGAAGGATATATTAAAATTGATGGCCATGACATTAAAGATTTCGATACGGCAAGTTTAAGACGACAAATCGGCATGGTGCAGCAAGACAACATTTTATTTTCCGATACAGTGAAAGAAAATATTTTGCTCGGCCGTCCAGATGCGTCATTTGAAGAGGTCGTGGAAGCGGCGAAACTGGCAAATGCCCATGAGTTTATTATGGCATTGCCTCAAGGTTATGATACGGAAGTCGGTGAACGTGGTGTGAAGCTTTCAGGTGGGCAAAAACAACGATTATCGATTGCACGTATTTTCTTAAATGATCCGCCGATTCTGATTTTAGATGAAGCAACAAGTGCGTTAGATTTAGAAAGTGAAGCAATTATTCAAGAAGCGTTAGAAAAGCTGAGTCATGACCGGACAACGATTATTGTAGCGCATCGACTTTCAATGATTACCCATGCAGATAAAATTGTCGTCATTGAAAATGGTAAAATTGTTGAGCAAGGTTCTCATGAGGCGTTAATGCAACGAGAAGGCGCATACCGTCGACTTTACTCTATTCAAAATTTATAA
- a CDS encoding PTS transporter subunit IIC has protein sequence MATNQINSKQFFSVILNAVGAGVVIALLPNAFLGELLKFFKDGQPILEMIYQVVLVIQSFMAFIIGALAAHAFKFSGPGVTFVGTSAMIGSGALQFKNGAFVLHGIGDIINVMLIVMIACLMFILLSGKLGSLEIIVLPALIPVTSGMIGLMTLPYVSKVTQSLGHLIHTFTELNPLIMSLLIAITYALLMVTPISLVAIATAISLTGLGSGAGNMGVVAACVTFLMGSMKVNKLGVNIVLLFGAAKMMIPVYFKHPIIIIPLIVNGFVAGLIAYFVGIQGTPMSAGFGYSGLVGPINAFNRLEGDPIMNIFLLLIAYFVIPFTVGWFVHQLSKKVLPGYRDDIYHFEVLKE, from the coding sequence ATGGCGACAAATCAAATTAACAGCAAGCAATTTTTTAGCGTTATTTTAAATGCGGTAGGGGCTGGTGTTGTAATTGCGTTACTTCCTAATGCCTTTCTAGGTGAATTGTTGAAGTTTTTTAAAGACGGTCAACCAATTCTTGAAATGATTTATCAGGTTGTTTTGGTCATCCAATCATTTATGGCATTTATTATTGGGGCACTCGCTGCACATGCCTTCAAATTTTCTGGGCCAGGGGTAACATTTGTAGGAACTTCTGCGATGATTGGATCAGGTGCGTTACAGTTTAAGAATGGTGCGTTTGTATTACATGGTATTGGTGACATAATTAACGTCATGCTGATTGTTATGATAGCGTGTCTCATGTTTATTCTATTGTCAGGCAAATTAGGATCATTAGAGATTATCGTGTTACCCGCGTTAATTCCTGTGACTTCTGGAATGATTGGTCTCATGACATTACCTTATGTGAGTAAAGTGACACAATCATTAGGGCATTTAATTCATACGTTTACAGAACTTAATCCATTAATTATGAGTCTTTTAATTGCGATTACATACGCATTATTGATGGTGACACCGATTTCACTTGTAGCAATAGCAACGGCAATATCTTTAACAGGTTTGGGAAGTGGTGCTGGTAATATGGGTGTTGTAGCGGCTTGTGTTACGTTTTTAATGGGATCGATGAAGGTCAATAAACTGGGTGTGAATATCGTGTTATTGTTTGGTGCGGCTAAAATGATGATTCCTGTTTATTTCAAACATCCTATTATTATCATCCCGTTAATTGTTAATGGTTTCGTAGCGGGTCTGATTGCATACTTTGTGGGGATACAAGGCACACCGATGTCAGCAGGTTTTGGCTATTCAGGACTCGTTGGACCGATTAATGCGTTCAACCGTTTAGAAGGGGATCCAATCATGAATATTTTCTTATTATTGATTGCTTATTTCGTAATTCCTTTTACAGTGGGGTGGTTTGTGCATCAATTGAGTAAAAAAGTGTTACCAGGTTATCGAGATGACATTTATCATTTTGAAGTACTAAAAGAATAA
- a CDS encoding glutamate-1-semialdehyde 2,1-aminomutase: MNFNRSEELQEQSNEYILGGVNSPSRSYKAVGGGAPVVMKSGKGAYLYDVDGNEYIDYLQAYGPIITGHAHPHITEAIQEQAALGVLFGTPTELEIAFARKLRAAIPSLEKMRFVNSGTEAVMTTIRVARAYTNRDKIIKFAGCYHGHSDLVLVAAGSGPSQLGSPDSAGVPKSVAQEVITVPFNDIESFKEAMKHWGNQVAGVLVEPIVGNFGMVEPQPGFLEEVNRVTHEYGGLVIYDEVITAFRFHYGAAQDLLGVYPDLTAFGKIVGGGLPIGGYGGRQDIMEQVAPLGPAYQAGTMAGNPLSMKAGIALLEVLEQPGVYEKLNQLGEKLEAGLQAAIDKYQVKATINRVYGALTVYFTDGKVTHYEQADASDGEQFAKFFKLMLHQGINLAPSKYEAWFLTTEHTEADIDKTIAAADYAFSQL, encoded by the coding sequence ATGAATTTTAATCGAAGCGAAGAATTACAAGAACAATCCAATGAATATATTTTAGGGGGTGTCAATTCACCGTCTCGTTCATATAAAGCTGTCGGTGGTGGCGCGCCTGTTGTGATGAAGTCTGGTAAAGGGGCTTATTTATACGACGTTGATGGCAATGAATATATCGACTACTTACAAGCATATGGTCCTATTATTACTGGACATGCCCATCCACATATTACTGAAGCAATCCAAGAACAAGCTGCCCTTGGTGTGTTATTCGGTACACCAACAGAATTAGAAATAGCGTTTGCACGTAAATTGAGAGCTGCCATTCCTTCATTAGAAAAAATGCGCTTTGTAAACTCAGGGACAGAAGCAGTGATGACTACGATTCGTGTTGCACGTGCTTATACAAATAGAGATAAAATCATCAAATTTGCTGGCTGTTATCACGGTCACTCTGATTTAGTACTTGTTGCTGCAGGAAGTGGTCCGTCTCAACTTGGTTCTCCTGATTCAGCAGGTGTACCGAAAAGTGTGGCTCAAGAAGTCATTACGGTGCCATTTAATGATATTGAATCTTTTAAAGAAGCAATGAAACATTGGGGCAATCAAGTAGCTGGCGTGTTAGTTGAACCAATTGTTGGTAACTTTGGTATGGTCGAACCTCAACCTGGATTTTTAGAAGAAGTAAACCGTGTGACGCATGAATATGGCGGCTTAGTCATTTACGATGAGGTCATTACTGCATTCCGTTTTCACTACGGTGCCGCACAAGATTTACTAGGTGTTTATCCTGATTTAACAGCTTTCGGTAAAATTGTCGGTGGTGGCCTTCCAATCGGTGGTTACGGCGGTCGTCAAGATATTATGGAACAAGTAGCACCACTCGGCCCCGCCTATCAAGCAGGGACAATGGCAGGTAATCCATTATCAATGAAAGCTGGTATTGCCTTGTTAGAAGTGTTAGAACAACCTGGTGTATATGAAAAATTAAATCAACTCGGTGAAAAATTAGAAGCCGGATTACAAGCTGCCATTGATAAATATCAAGTCAAAGCAACTATCAATCGTGTATACGGTGCGTTAACAGTATACTTTACAGATGGAAAAGTTACACACTATGAACAAGCCGATGCTTCTGATGGTGAACAATTTGCGAAATTTTTCAAACTGATGTTACACCAAGGTATTAACCTAGCACCATCGAAATATGAAGCGTGGTTCTTAACGACAGAGCATACTGAAGCAGATATCGACAAAACGATTGCTGCTGCGGATTATGCATTTAGCCAATTGTAA
- the bcp gene encoding thioredoxin-dependent thiol peroxidase, translating into MLKKGDTFPDFQLENQNSEQISKASLKGQKVILYFYPRDNTPTCTTEACDFRDNIAYFNDLNVQVYGVSGDSKRKHQNFIEKHQLNFDLLVDEDFQLSEAVGVYQLKKSFGKESMGIVRTTFVIDEEGNIIDVIEKVKVKEQMAQLKEILEG; encoded by the coding sequence ATGTTAAAAAAAGGTGACACATTTCCAGACTTCCAATTAGAAAATCAAAATAGCGAACAAATTTCAAAAGCTTCATTAAAAGGACAAAAAGTAATTCTCTATTTTTACCCACGAGATAACACACCCACATGTACTACAGAAGCATGTGACTTTAGAGATAATATTGCATACTTCAATGATTTAAATGTGCAAGTTTATGGTGTGAGTGGCGATTCAAAACGCAAACATCAAAATTTCATCGAGAAACACCAACTAAATTTTGATTTATTGGTCGATGAAGATTTTCAACTTTCAGAAGCGGTCGGTGTCTATCAACTGAAGAAATCTTTTGGTAAAGAATCAATGGGCATCGTACGGACAACTTTTGTCATAGATGAAGAAGGTAATATTATTGATGTCATCGAAAAAGTAAAAGTCAAAGAACAAATGGCACAGTTAAAAGAAATCTTGGAAGGGTGA
- the ntdP gene encoding nucleoside tri-diphosphate phosphatase, which produces MVKSCIPREGESIKIQSYKHDGNIHRVWSETTILKGTADVVIGGNDHTLVTESDGRTWVTREPAIVYFHSEYWFNVICMFREDGVYYYCNLSSPFVCDEEALKYIDYDLDIKVYPNGKYHLLDEDEYEQHMNQMNYPKDIDMILRRNVDILQQWIEQKKGPFAPDFIKVWRQRFQKVKNF; this is translated from the coding sequence TTGGTCAAATCGTGTATACCTCGCGAAGGGGAATCGATTAAAATTCAATCTTATAAACACGATGGCAATATACACCGTGTATGGTCCGAAACTACAATTTTAAAAGGAACAGCAGATGTCGTCATCGGTGGTAATGATCATACGCTTGTGACCGAAAGTGATGGCCGCACTTGGGTAACGCGCGAACCTGCAATTGTCTATTTCCATTCAGAATATTGGTTTAATGTCATTTGTATGTTTCGTGAAGATGGCGTTTATTATTATTGTAACTTATCGTCGCCTTTTGTTTGCGATGAAGAAGCTTTAAAATATATCGACTATGATTTAGATATTAAAGTTTATCCAAACGGCAAATATCATTTATTAGATGAAGATGAATATGAACAACATATGAATCAAATGAATTATCCAAAAGATATTGATATGATTTTAAGACGCAATGTTGATATTTTACAACAATGGATTGAGCAGAAAAAAGGACCATTTGCACCTGATTTTATTAAAGTGTGGCGTCAACGATTTCAAAAGGTGAAAAACTTTTAA
- a CDS encoding FMN-binding glutamate synthase family protein — MTFLTVLQLIINALLVGILVIAFIAFIAFLIFDKRQKQHSVLRNYPVLARVRYFLEHIGPEMRQYLFLNDNEDRPFSRMEYQNIVIAGKYNSRGASFGTQKNYDTGYFINNAMFPTQKHQLMVDNAEWISTFIYQIKSETLFNRSEHIRAKEIEPFYLAPEHYVKIGEHVAHPFYVKRLVGQSGMSYGALGKNAITALSKGLGMANTWMNTGEGGLSDYHLAGDVDIIFQIGPGLFGVRDEQGQFDPNHFMEVAQRPQVKAFEIKLAQGAKTRGGHIEGKKVTEEIAKIRKLKPYETVDSPNRFDFINNAYDLLNWIDELREMSQKPVGFKMVLGRKDDFKQLIDAMQTLNIYPDFITIDGGEGGTGATFQELQDGVGLPLFTALPIIDGLLKAHQLRDKVKIFASGKLVTPDKIAIALALGADLVNVARAMMISVGCIMSRQCHKNICPVGVATTDPKKEEALVVDEKQYRVTNYITSLHEGLFNIAAAVGVKSPTEIGPEHVTIKYQNGEIESIHQYQLKLID; from the coding sequence ATGACTTTTTTAACTGTACTTCAATTAATTATCAATGCTTTATTAGTAGGTATATTAGTCATTGCATTTATCGCATTTATTGCGTTTTTAATTTTTGATAAACGACAAAAGCAGCACAGTGTATTACGTAATTATCCTGTGCTAGCACGTGTGAGATATTTTTTAGAACATATTGGACCAGAGATGCGTCAATATTTATTTTTAAATGATAATGAAGATAGGCCTTTTTCGAGAATGGAATATCAAAATATTGTCATTGCGGGCAAATACAACTCAAGAGGGGCGAGTTTTGGAACTCAGAAAAATTACGACACCGGTTATTTTATTAATAATGCCATGTTTCCAACGCAAAAGCATCAGTTAATGGTCGACAATGCGGAGTGGATTTCCACATTCATTTACCAAATTAAAAGTGAAACATTGTTTAATCGTTCAGAGCATATTCGTGCGAAAGAAATTGAACCTTTTTATTTGGCGCCCGAACATTATGTCAAAATAGGGGAACATGTAGCACATCCATTTTACGTTAAACGTTTAGTTGGACAGTCAGGCATGAGTTACGGTGCGCTAGGTAAAAATGCGATTACAGCACTTTCGAAAGGGTTAGGAATGGCAAATACTTGGATGAATACAGGTGAAGGGGGCTTATCCGACTATCATCTTGCCGGTGATGTTGATATTATTTTCCAAATTGGTCCTGGTTTGTTTGGTGTCAGGGACGAGCAGGGACAATTCGACCCGAATCATTTCATGGAAGTTGCACAACGTCCTCAAGTTAAAGCATTTGAAATTAAGCTGGCACAAGGGGCTAAAACACGAGGCGGTCATATTGAGGGTAAAAAAGTGACAGAAGAAATTGCCAAAATTCGTAAACTTAAACCTTATGAAACTGTCGACTCGCCGAACCGTTTTGACTTTATTAATAACGCGTACGATTTATTAAATTGGATTGATGAACTGCGAGAAATGAGTCAAAAACCAGTGGGCTTTAAAATGGTACTCGGTAGAAAAGACGACTTTAAACAATTGATTGATGCTATGCAAACATTAAACATTTATCCCGACTTTATTACAATTGACGGTGGTGAAGGTGGGACAGGTGCAACGTTCCAAGAATTGCAAGATGGCGTGGGATTGCCATTATTTACAGCCCTTCCTATCATTGACGGTTTACTAAAAGCGCATCAGTTAAGAGATAAAGTGAAAATTTTTGCATCTGGAAAATTAGTTACACCTGATAAAATTGCCATCGCGTTAGCATTAGGGGCTGACCTTGTGAATGTTGCAAGAGCGATGATGATTAGTGTCGGTTGTATTATGAGCCGTCAATGCCATAAAAATATTTGCCCAGTTGGTGTTGCAACGACGGATCCTAAAAAAGAAGAAGCCCTCGTAGTCGATGAAAAACAATATCGTGTAACGAACTATATTACGAGCTTGCATGAAGGGTTGTTTAATATCGCTGCAGCGGTCGGTGTGAAAAGTCCAACTGAAATCGGTCCTGAACATGTGACGATTAAATATCAGAACGGCGAAATTGAATCGATTCATCAATATCAATTAAAGTTGATTGATTAA
- the mutY gene encoding A/G-specific adenine glycosylase — protein sequence MLDELTFKPHLLEWFEKEQRQMPWRETKNPYYIWISEVMLQQTQVDTVRDYYHRFVEAFPTIEDLANAHEDDVLKLWEGLGYYSRARNFHTAAKEVVAFHDGSMPQHPETFLKLKGVGPYTQAAVMSIAFDLPLATVDGNVFRVWSRLNDDARDTALQSTRKAYENELAPYVEQQSGDFNQAMMELGALVCTPKAPLCIFCPVQMHCEAYERGTELERPVKTKKLKKKTLNFDVYVIQNQSGDYLIEQRTASLLKGMWQFPMVEYGATQAIEKTLDVNNLTIQRKNVLKVKHQFTHLTWYLTVHTATVDEAASIIAKGRRWMAPAEKDDYSFPVPMTKIFNAINESE from the coding sequence ATGTTAGATGAACTTACATTCAAGCCACATTTATTGGAATGGTTTGAAAAGGAACAACGGCAAATGCCTTGGAGAGAAACGAAAAATCCATATTATATTTGGATCAGCGAAGTGATGTTACAACAAACACAAGTCGATACGGTCCGAGATTATTATCATCGTTTTGTTGAAGCGTTTCCGACAATTGAAGATTTGGCAAATGCGCATGAGGACGATGTATTAAAACTTTGGGAAGGTCTCGGATATTATAGTCGTGCACGTAATTTTCATACTGCCGCAAAAGAAGTCGTCGCATTTCATGATGGAAGCATGCCGCAACATCCGGAGACATTTTTGAAATTGAAAGGTGTCGGTCCATACACACAAGCAGCTGTGATGAGCATTGCTTTCGATTTACCGTTAGCGACAGTGGATGGGAATGTCTTTCGTGTATGGTCGCGTTTAAACGATGATGCACGTGATACAGCGCTTCAGTCGACAAGAAAAGCTTACGAAAATGAGTTGGCGCCTTATGTTGAACAGCAGTCAGGTGATTTTAATCAAGCGATGATGGAGTTAGGGGCACTCGTGTGTACACCTAAAGCGCCACTTTGTATATTTTGTCCAGTTCAAATGCATTGTGAAGCCTACGAACGCGGGACAGAATTAGAACGTCCTGTGAAAACGAAAAAGTTGAAGAAAAAAACATTGAATTTTGATGTGTATGTCATTCAAAATCAATCAGGAGACTATTTAATAGAACAGCGTACAGCGTCATTATTAAAAGGCATGTGGCAGTTTCCAATGGTTGAATATGGTGCGACTCAAGCTATAGAAAAAACGTTAGACGTCAATAATTTAACGATTCAACGTAAAAATGTTTTGAAAGTGAAACATCAATTTACACATTTGACATGGTATTTAACTGTACATACTGCAACGGTGGATGAAGCAGCATCGATCATCGCAAAAGGAAGACGATGGATGGCACCCGCTGAAAAGGATGACTACTCTTTTCCAGTTCCAATGACTAAAATATTTAACGCTATAAATGAATCGGAATAA
- a CDS encoding FUSC family protein gives MKLGARILKTGIAIILAVSIASLLPHSAGMVTVAGIAAVVAMQPSVYRTFKTIVDQFQGNVIGALLAVAMVTIFGNNIIIMGATVILLIALLFKMKIAHVATLATVTALVIMGQHDGSFYISAFYRFSLVMIGVISSFIVNLTFLPPKFETKIYYNSLNISTDIFKWFNLVLNDATEFNYVKQDLENLRQRIVKLEQLLEFYKEERVYTKKQVFAQTRKKILFKEIVLSTRDAYDVLRRMNRYQNDLVHLNHALLLQIKLEIDELTQFHEQILISITKKAKFDATLDQRFVPNPLKKDIMTAFKEEVVTDSEPKNFSYANIMHIISALEEYRYNIEHLDRLRVSYFKYHNTDPDIDIIEEDFDL, from the coding sequence TTGAAACTGGGAGCTAGAATTTTAAAAACAGGTATCGCCATTATACTTGCGGTTTCGATTGCCTCACTGTTACCTCATAGCGCTGGGATGGTGACTGTCGCAGGAATTGCAGCGGTCGTCGCCATGCAGCCTAGCGTTTACCGGACGTTTAAAACGATTGTCGACCAATTCCAAGGTAATGTCATTGGTGCCCTCCTCGCTGTAGCTATGGTGACCATTTTCGGTAACAATATCATTATTATGGGTGCGACAGTCATTTTGTTAATCGCATTACTCTTTAAAATGAAAATCGCGCATGTTGCAACGTTAGCTACAGTGACAGCACTGGTCATTATGGGACAACATGACGGCTCTTTTTATATCTCAGCCTTTTACCGATTTTCACTTGTGATGATTGGAGTCATCAGCTCATTCATCGTTAATCTCACATTTCTACCACCAAAGTTTGAGACGAAAATATATTACAACTCATTGAACATTTCGACTGATATTTTTAAGTGGTTTAATTTAGTGTTAAATGATGCGACAGAATTTAATTATGTGAAGCAAGATTTAGAAAATTTACGTCAACGTATTGTAAAACTTGAGCAGTTACTTGAATTTTATAAAGAAGAACGTGTCTATACAAAGAAACAAGTCTTCGCACAAACACGTAAGAAGATTTTATTTAAAGAAATCGTCTTGTCGACACGTGATGCATATGACGTGCTCAGAAGAATGAATCGTTATCAAAATGATTTGGTGCATTTAAATCATGCGTTGTTACTACAAATTAAATTAGAAATTGATGAACTCACACAATTTCATGAACAGATTTTAATTAGTATTACGAAAAAGGCGAAGTTTGATGCCACGTTAGATCAACGTTTTGTTCCCAATCCGTTAAAAAAAGACATCATGACTGCTTTTAAAGAAGAAGTCGTGACAGATTCAGAGCCTAAAAACTTTTCTTACGCTAACATTATGCATATCATTTCAGCTTTAGAAGAGTATCGCTACAATATAGAGCATTTGGATCGTTTACGTGTCAGTTATTTTAAATACCATAACACTGATCCTGATATCGATATTATTGAAGAGGATTTTGATTTATAA